GTTCGTCGTCGCCGAACTGCGCGCCGTGTCACCGATGTTCAACCTGGAACTGCTGAAGATCCCCTCGTTCGCGGCGGCTGCCGTCGTCGCCCTCGCCGGGATGTTCGGCTTCATCGGCACCGCCTACTGCGTGTCGATCCGGCTCGGCGCGGTGATGCACCTGAGCGCCCTGAAGGCCGGCATGCCCTTCGTCATCCTCCAGCTGATCCCGCTGCTCCTCGCCCCCGTGCTGAGCCGGATGCTGACCAGGATCGACGCCCGCTGGCTGCTGATGGGCGGGCTGCTGCCGATGGCCGCCGGCCAGTTCTGGATCGCCGCCCTGCCCATCACCACCACCTCCCTCGCGGCCTTCATCGGGCCGGTGCTGCTGCTCGGCGTCGGCTTCATCTGCGTGGTGTCGTCGCTGACCTCCGCCGCCGTGAACGCCGTACCGATCCACATGACCGGTATGGCCAGCGGTGCCACCAGTCTCGTGCGCGAGTTCGGACAAGGGCTCGGTCCGGCCGTCATCAGCACGATCGCCATGAGCGCCGCGTCCTCCGCGCTCGTCGGCAAGCTCAGCGGCGCCGACGCGGGGATGGAGGCGGCGGCCGGACCGCTCGCCGTCGTCAACGCGGGCAGCGACAGTGCCCGGGCCGCCGCCCAGACCGCCCTCGGCCACGGCATGGCGGTGGGCGTGGTGATCTGCGGCTGCGCCTCGCTGCTGGGCGCGGTGGTCACCCTGCTCCTGGTCCGGAAGAACACCGCCCGGTCGGAGGCCGACGTGACCGGAGAGGCGGCGGTGCAGCCCGCGTCCGCGTGAACCGTGACGCGCGAGAGCGGGGAGGCCCGGGCAGATGCCCGGGCCTCCCCGCTCTCGCGCTGTGGTTTCGTCAGGACGCGTCGAGGGCG
The DNA window shown above is from Streptomyces sp. NBC_01451 and carries:
- a CDS encoding MFS transporter, with the protein product MTQTTKSISPNRLDKGTLIACCLAVAAAQLCITVPSPINGEIQAAFGASGSQVAWVTSAFILPTAILELNFGVVGDLFGRKRLLVLGGLILALGELLNATAQSIGMLWAGQALAGVGAAALFPSSLAVIAAATPDQKDRAKAVSTWALSISLASAAGPLSSGILATVADFRWAFVPPVVLGLVVAVACWKLVTDSRAPEGRTLDWPGQITIAVGLTALLWGIIEGGERGWSSAAIVGSLSLAAVALVGFVVAELRAVSPMFNLELLKIPSFAAAAVVALAGMFGFIGTAYCVSIRLGAVMHLSALKAGMPFVILQLIPLLLAPVLSRMLTRIDARWLLMGGLLPMAAGQFWIAALPITTTSLAAFIGPVLLLGVGFICVVSSLTSAAVNAVPIHMTGMASGATSLVREFGQGLGPAVISTIAMSAASSALVGKLSGADAGMEAAAGPLAVVNAGSDSARAAAQTALGHGMAVGVVICGCASLLGAVVTLLLVRKNTARSEADVTGEAAVQPASA